Proteins encoded within one genomic window of Alphaproteobacteria bacterium HT1-32:
- a CDS encoding FkbM family methyltransferase, translating into MNQNAQREEFSKLCEDRLQAFSDPGPLGNLGAPYFRAVETRYGWMLYPRMDVYIGRSLELYGEYSGREVDAICRLLKPGDTVVDAGANIGVHSLAFARRVGESGDVIAFEPQQAVYRLLCANMAMNGIRQVRTFQTALSDRKEIVRMPDLDLGQPGNFGGVGEGKPRPDGIPVPAVPLDNIDIQTCRLIKADVEGMESRLLKGSEQLIDRLRPCLYLEYDHFGDNTALAAFLRDVGYRAWRQCLPLYNAENFRGVADNIFGTVTSFNLLCAHRDDRRVKFVGDEVELSANLPLIADS; encoded by the coding sequence TTGAACCAAAATGCACAAAGAGAAGAGTTTTCAAAACTGTGCGAAGATCGCCTGCAGGCATTCAGTGATCCCGGTCCACTTGGCAATCTTGGGGCGCCGTATTTCCGCGCTGTAGAAACGCGCTATGGCTGGATGCTGTATCCGCGTATGGATGTCTATATCGGGCGCTCTCTTGAGCTCTACGGGGAATATTCCGGACGAGAGGTCGATGCGATTTGCCGGCTATTGAAACCCGGCGATACGGTTGTCGATGCCGGGGCGAATATTGGTGTTCACAGTCTGGCCTTTGCCCGGCGTGTCGGGGAAAGCGGTGACGTTATCGCATTCGAACCGCAACAGGCGGTGTATCGGCTGCTTTGTGCAAATATGGCCATGAATGGCATTCGACAGGTGCGGACTTTTCAGACGGCCCTTTCAGATCGCAAGGAAATTGTCCGGATGCCTGATCTCGATCTCGGGCAGCCTGGTAATTTTGGCGGCGTGGGCGAGGGAAAACCGCGACCTGATGGCATTCCGGTTCCCGCGGTACCACTCGACAATATCGATATTCAGACCTGCCGCCTGATCAAGGCGGATGTCGAAGGTATGGAAAGCCGCCTGCTGAAAGGTTCGGAGCAACTGATTGACCGGCTACGACCCTGCCTTTACCTGGAATATGATCATTTCGGGGATAATACGGCTTTGGCCGCTTTTCTTCGTGATGTGGGATATCGGGCCTGGCGGCAGTGTTTGCCCCTCTACAATGCCGAGAACTTCAGGGGCGTTGCTGACAACATCTTCGGCACGGTGACCAGTTTCAACCTGCTCTGTGCCCATCGTGATGACCGGCGGGTGAAGTTTGTCGGGGATGAAGTTGAGCTGTCAGCCAATCTTCCGTTGATTGCCGACAGTTAG
- a CDS encoding enoyl-CoA hydratase, with translation MTEPVVLASVDARGVATATLNRPEVHNAYNGEVVGLLAEHLMAWAVDDAVRLVVIRANGKHFQAGADLGWLKEVSGADWPTNLKVSVDTTNAMRGLYLYPKPTVAVIQGACYGGGTGIAASCDVVVASDDAKFCISEVKWGVMPGPIIPQLNRAIGERNVRRYALSSEPFDATEALRIGMAHEVAPRADLDAAAEKVISAILACGPDGVAETKAVSIEMAGGFPEDLAARLAEQHARKRISDEASEGLNSFLEKRKASWIP, from the coding sequence ATGACTGAACCTGTCGTCCTTGCCAGCGTCGATGCACGCGGCGTTGCCACAGCCACACTCAACCGGCCGGAAGTTCACAATGCCTACAATGGAGAGGTCGTTGGCCTGCTGGCTGAACATCTCATGGCCTGGGCAGTTGACGACGCTGTCCGGCTTGTCGTCATCCGTGCGAACGGCAAACATTTTCAGGCTGGTGCCGATCTTGGCTGGCTGAAGGAAGTTTCCGGTGCGGACTGGCCGACCAATCTGAAGGTTTCCGTCGATACGACGAATGCGATGCGTGGCCTGTATCTATATCCGAAACCGACCGTCGCTGTCATTCAGGGGGCCTGTTACGGCGGTGGTACGGGAATCGCCGCATCCTGCGACGTGGTCGTTGCCTCTGACGATGCGAAGTTCTGTATCTCGGAAGTGAAGTGGGGCGTTATGCCCGGTCCGATCATCCCCCAGCTCAATCGCGCCATTGGTGAACGAAACGTCCGCCGTTATGCCCTGTCGTCAGAGCCTTTTGACGCTACGGAGGCGCTTCGTATCGGTATGGCGCATGAGGTTGCACCCCGTGCTGATCTTGATGCCGCGGCAGAGAAGGTCATCAGTGCCATTCTGGCTTGCGGCCCGGATGGGGTTGCCGAGACCAAAGCGGTCAGCATTGAAATGGCTGGCGGCTTTCCCGAAGATCTCGCCGCCCGTCTGGCAGAACAACATGCGCGCAAGCGTATCTCGGATGAAGCCTCGGAAGGTCTCAACAGCTTCCTCGAAAAACGCAAAGCCAGCTGGATTCCCTGA